In Vitis riparia voucher Wen_12938 chloroplast, complete genome, the genomic window TTTCAATTGGCTAGAATCCGTTACTTGAACGAAACTAGATCTTGTGGAATCATATTGAATATTTGACGATACATTCCGTACCTTGCTAAAAAACCGATCCTTGTTTACCAACCACACATTGTCTAACCAAATCCAATTCTCTCTCGATACGTTCCTCAAAAAATCCGATTCGTGCGGATTTTTCCCCCAACTAACGAAGAGATCTTGGCGGAATTGCCACATATGAAATTGAGCACAATTTTGCAAAGAAATAGCCCACTTGTTTCTCGAGAAGAGATGGGAAACATGCTCAATATCATTTGATTGAATAGTTGACCCAGCTCCTTGTTGTTTGAAGAAACCCTCCACTTCAATTGGTATTTTTTCACGAAAAGCAGACATGAGATAACAAATCCAGTGTTTCACTAAGATTTCGAATAGCTGTCCCGAATTCAAGTTGATTATGTTTCGCCTCTTCCTCGGAGAAAGACGATCAAACAATTCCCAATCATGGTCCTTGTGGATCGGATCATCCATATAATATACAAAAAGAAACTCCAGATATTTGATATCTTTTTCTTTGAATGAGATCTCAATTCCAGCGACGGTTTCATTAGATATCTTACAACTAGAATCCCTCTTTTTTCCGATCCAGTTCCTCCACCACCGCGAACCCCAGTTAGATTCAGGCATGATACACTTTTTAGTTATTGGGAGAACCCAAGTACTCTCTTTCGGATCCAGGAAACAGCTCTCAGAGATCTTTTTTCCTTTTGGAAGATACAGGAGCGAAACAATCAACCTATTGATATTGGAAGACCCAAAAGATTCTTCCAATGTATCATTTCTGGGTCCAATGGAATTCATAGGTATAGGAAGAAGCCCTGTCAAATAGAGATTTTTTCTTTCGACCATATTTCGATTGTTAATACGATATATAAGGACCGCTACTACAAATAGTACTACACCCTTGATCGTGAAATATCGATTGCTTGTTGAACCCTGTGAATTGCGTGAAAGTAGGATACTCCAAATTCGGGGGTCAAAGAGTTTTATAAAACGTTCTTGGTGGAAAAAAATGTGAATGAAAGATCCCACTGAAGTGAATTGGGTCCATGAATCTAAGAAATAGTGAGAATTCTTGATCTCTCTCAATATCTCTCTCAATTCGAAAATCCAAGATTTGAATTGATGTCCTTTCATTGATTCCTCCTAAATTACATTGATTTATCCTAAAGATTTCATTTCAATTGGAATTTGGTTATTCACCATGTACGAGGATCCCCGCTAAGCATCCATGGCTGAATGGTTAAAGCGCCCAACTCATAATTGGCGAATTCGTAGGTTCAATTCCTACTGGATGCACGCCAATGGGACCCTCCAATAAGTCTATTGGAATTGGCTCTGTATCAATGGAATCTCATCATCCATACATAACGAATTGGTGTGGTATATTCATATCATAACATATGAACAGTAAGAACTAGCATTCTTATTGAGACTAGAACTCATAGGGAAGAAAATAGATTTATGGATGGAATCAAATATGCAGTATTTACAGACAAAAGTATTCGGTTATTGGGGAAAAATCAATATACTTCTAATGTCGAATCAGGATCAACTAGGACAGAAATAAAGCATTGGGTCGAACTCTTCTTTGGTGTCAAGGTAATAGCTATGAATAGTCATCGACTCCCGGGAAAGGGTAGAAGAATGGGACCTATTATGGGACATACAATGCATTACAGACGTATGATCATTACGCTTCAACCGGGTTATTCTATTCCACCTCTTAGAAAGAAAAGAACTTAAATCAAAATACTTAATAGCATGGCGATACATTTATACAAAACTTCTACCCCGAGCACACGCAATAGAGCCGTAGACAGTCAAGTGAAATCCAATCCACGAAATAATTTGATCTATGGACAGCATCGTTGTGGTAAAGGTCGTAATGCCAGAGGAATCATTACCGCAGGGCATAGAGGGGGAGGTCATAAGCGTCTATACCGTAAAATCGATTTTCGACGGAATGAAAAAGACATATATGGTAGAATCGTAACCATAGAATACGACCCTAATCGAAATGCATACATTTGTCTCATACACTATGGGGATGGTGAGAAGAGATATATTTTACATCCCAGAGGGGCTATAATTGGAGATACCATTGTTTCTGGTACAGAAGTTCCTATAAAAATGGGAAATGCCCTACCTTTGAGTGCGGTTTGAACTATTGATTTACGTAATTGGAAGTAACCAATTAGGTTTACGACGAAACCTAGAAATCGATCACTGATCCAATTTGAGTACCTCTACAGGATAGACCTCAACAGAAAACTGAAGAGTAACGGCAGCAAGTGATTGAGTTCAGTAGTTCCTCATATAAAATTATTGACTCTAGAGATATAGTAATATGGAGAAGACAAAATTGTTTCAAGCACCGACAGAACCAGAAGCGCCCCTTGTTTCAAAGAGAGGAGGACGGGTTATTCACATTTCATTTGATGGTCAGAGGCGAATTGAAAGCTAAGCAGTGGTAATTCTAAAGATTCCCCGGGGGAAAAATAGAGATGTCTCCTACGTTACCCATAATATGTGGAAGTATCGACGTAATTTCATAGAGTCATTCGGTCTGAATGCTACATGAAGAACATAAGCCAGATGACGGAACGGGAAGACCTAGGATGTAGAAGATCATAACATGAGTGATTGGCAGATTTGGATTCCTATATATCCACTCATGTGGTACTTCATTATACGATATATATAAGATCCATCTGTATAGATATCATCATCTACATCCAGAAAGCCGTATGCTTTGGAAGAAGCTTGTACGGTTTGGGAAGGGGTTTTGATTGATCAAAAAGAAGAATCTACTTCAACCGATATGCCCTTAGGCACGGCCATACATAACATAGAAATCACACTTGGAAAGGGTGGACAATTAGCTAGAGCAGCGGGTGCTGTAGCGAAACTGATTGCAAAAGAGGGGAAATCGGCCACATTAAAATTACCTTCTGGGGAGGTCCGTTTGATATCCAAAAACTGCTCAGCAACAGTCGGACAGGTGGGAAATGTTGGGGTGAACCAGAAAAGTTTGGGTAGAGCCGGATCTAAGTGTTGGCTAGGTAAGCGTCCTGTAGTAAGAGGAGTAGTTATGAACCCTGTAGACCATCCCCATGGGGGTGGTGAGGGGAGAGCCCCAATTGGTAGAAAAAAACCCACAACCCCTTGGGGTTATCCTGCACTTGGAAGAAGAAGTAGA contains:
- the rpl23 gene encoding ribosomal protein L23 (50S ribosomal protein L23) codes for the protein MDGIKYAVFTDKSIRLLGKNQYTSNVESGSTRTEIKHWVELFFGVKVIAMNSHRLPGKGRRMGPIMGHTMHYRRMIITLQPGYSIPPLRKKRT